AAATactaaagtctttaaaaaaatcctttggtaatcccagcactttgggaggccgagacgggcggatcacgaggtcaggagatcgagaccatcctggctaacacggtgaaaccctgtctctactaaaaaatacaaaaaactagcggggcgaggtggcggcgcctgtagtcccagctacccgggaggctgaggcaggagaatggcgtgaacccgggaggcggagcttgcagtgagctgagatccggccacagcactctagcctgggtgacagagcgagactccgtcttaaaaaaaaaaaaaaaaaaaaaaaatcctttggttTATAAGCTTCTTTCTCCATGGagctttgtgattttttgttttgatttgcttaTTGTTGAATGTATTACCTACTTGTGTTCCATAGACTTCGTTTCTTAGGATGTTGTCCTATGTATGATTTCTAGGTCATTTCCTGATCATATTTTATAAtcagaccttttaaaaaattatattcctctaaatttactttttatccaTGCCCActtcaagtttattttaaaatattctaggcCGGGTCCTGtagcttacacttgtaatcccagcactttgggaggctgaggtgggacaatcacttgagtttaggagtttaagaccagcctggacaacctggtgaaactccatctctacaatagaaagattagctaggtgtggtggtatacacttgtagtcctacctactcaggaggctgaagcaagaggagctcttgagtctgggaggttgaggctgcagtgagctgagatggtgccatgcagtccagcctgggtgacagagcgagaccctatctccaaggaaaaaaaacgaagccaaaaaaaaaatatatatatatgcttaccTGACTAGATTGTTTTACATTTAGACATGTAAAAAGAACTGGAATATCGAATTTCTCAGTGGATTTCTTTACTATCATTTTATAAtactgctaacatttttttttttctctcttaaccAGGAAAAGTGGGTTGAAGTTGCCTCAATGAAAGTGCCTAGAGCAGGCATGTGTGTTGTGGCAGTCAATGGTCTTCTCTATGTTTCTGGAGGTCGATCTTCCAGCCATGATTTCTTGGCTCCAGGTACCTTGGACTCAGTTGAAGTTTATAACCCTCATTCAGATACATGGACAGAAATTGGTAACATGATCACCAGTCGTTGTGAAGGGGGCGTTGCTGTGCTATGAAATATAAAGCATAACAGAGCACAAGGAACATTTTGAAAATGCAGGACCTGACCTTTTGGAAAGCAAACATACATGTGGTGGTAAGACCCTCTGATTCTATGAGTTTTCCATGTATTTGGTAGATAAATTACTAacgaggctgggtgcagtggcctcatgcctataatcccagcactttggaaggctgaggcagaaggatgacttgagcccaggaatttgaggttatggtaagctacgatcatgccactgcactccactccggGCATGAGTGgaacgagatcctgtctcttaaagaaaaaaactaaactaaagaatgatttttctaaaaatatgagtGAGAATGGATATGAAATATATCCCAATTAATAAAGAGCTCACACAGATTTGCCAAGCTTACTAATAATAGAAATGCCACTTATGCTGTAGAATTCTCCAGTTTAAGTGTAGACAAGTCCGGTTttacaaatttgtaaaaattatttactagAAGCTTCCTGGCAAATAGCCCCTTTAGCTACTTCTCCAGTGCAGTATAAGTTGTAACATAACCTTTATGTGATGTAGGAATAGTATCAATGACACAGTTTAAAGATCTCTGTATATTCACAATTGTATCCAGAGCATAATTTTCCATGACCATAGTTTGAGCTACAGAGAAAAGCCAATGAAACAGATTCCTACTTTTATTTAATGCCAAGAGTTTTCATTAGCCCCAAACTTTTTATTGGCAGCAGATACACTAGGAGGGGTGTTTGggaaatatctatttttatagatAGATACCTTTTTGCTTGATGATAAGTTTTTGCTTGCTCATATTTTTTGTCTTGATCCTGAGAATGCAAGTAAAGAATTAATAGGAGGTTCTTAGTGACCAGATGTTGTAATGGGCTATAGAGCCCAGCAGGCAGTATGTACCtagaaatttctctctttttcaggctgggcatggtggctcacacctgtaatcctagcactttgagagaccgaggtgaggcaggaagattgcttgaactcaggaatttgagaccagccttgggcaacatgacgagactccgtctctaccaaaaaacatataaaaattaaccaggcgtggtggcttgtgcctgtggtcccatctgcttgggaggctgaggttgcaggatcacttgagcccaggaggtcgaggctgcagtgagccgagattgtgccactgcacactggcctgggtgacagcatgataacctgtctcaaaaaaaagaaaaaaggaaatttttcctgttttgctAGATTGTTGTCACCAAAATTATGTTTGGCTTTAGGAAAAGGGAATTTTATTAGATTATCAAGCTTTGTGAAATTTATTTGTACTTGGGCAAACCTAAGTAAGAGCATACTACAAAGCTACTGCTTGGACGTGGAGGGCTAAATTGTAGGTCCTTCTGAAACTTTTTATAGACACTGACTTATATAATTTGAAAGTACCCCTTAACCCAAACAAAACTGCTTCTCAAAACTTCTCATTTTCTCCCTGAGAAGCATTCTAAAGAATTGTTCTCCGttcatttttaagagaaagaTTCACTGGGTGTATGATGGGGTTACTTTTAAGTTATGTCTACTGGCCAGTTGGAGCAATATATATTAAAGGTCTTgcatacagtaaaaaaaaattttttgagatggagtttgctcttgttgcccaggctggagtgcaaaggcgtgatctcggctcactgcaacctctgcctcttgggttcaagtgattctcctgcctcagcctcccaagtagctgggattacaggcacccaccaccatgcccagctaattttttgtactgggttgcaccatgttggccaggctggtctcgaactcctgacctcaggtgatccacccaccttggcctcccaaagtgctgggattatgggcatgagccaccgtgcccagctgcatACAGTAAAATTTAACTACTTAAGGATTTGAtttcccatttcttcttcttcttctttttttttttttgtttttttttttgagatggagtcttgccctgtcacccaggctggagtgcaatggtgcaatctcagctcactgcaatctctgcctccctggttcaaacgattctcctgcctcagcctcccgagtagctgggattacagatgtgagccaccatgcctggctaattttttgtatctttagtagagatgggatttcaccatgttggccagactgttgtTGAACTcataaccttgtgatccgcccgtcttggccccccaaagtgctgggactataggtttaGCCACTGCGCTCTGCCGATTTCCCGTGTCTTTACTAAGGTCCTTCCGTATATTATTATAAGCATCATCAGCTTATTTAGATAGAAAACTTTTAATTGCATTAATAAATCAGGTAGCATTCATATCCAAATTATTTAGTTTAGTCCGggtaccgtggctcatgcctgtaatcgtagcaccttgggagactgagatgggcagatcacttgaggtaagaccagtctggccaacatggtcaaaccctgtctctactaaaaatacaaaaaattggcagcaggtggtggtgcatgcctgtaatcccagctgctgaggaggctgaggcaggagaatcacttgaacccaggaggtggaggttgtagtgagctatcatgccactgtgctctagcctgggccacagagcaggactttgtctcgaaaaaataaaatacttggttTAGTCCACAAGTATACTTTTAACTTAACCGTATGTATTTATTAGGAAAAGTTTATGTAATGCACGCAGGAAGCCCTATGTTCCCTTCTCTGGGGCATCCTGAATGTCTGAAGGGCCACAGATGTCTGTGTAGAGATCTGTAAGATGTCAAAGAATAAAGTATACAGATAATTTATAGACTGAGCTCTAACTCATGTGCCTTTACTATTTCTAGTTACAGAGAATCTGTATTCTGATCCAAAACAGATTTACAAAGTACTTCTACAACTAGTTTCTCATTATTGTCTAGTAGCAACTGAAAATGACACTGTGGAGGGGGGTGCTTTGCACAGCTTGGCAGAAATGTAATGTCAAAGCAGTCAGTGTTTAACAGGTCCTGAAGATCCCTGAAAATAGGTAACTGTGGTAACTGTAAATATGCTTATTATTCCTAGGTAATGACAagattggttttgttttgttttgtttttttgcgatggagttttgctctttttgcccagactggagtgcaatagcccgattttggctcactgcaacctttgcctccgattctcccgcctcactctcctgcgtagctgggattgcaggcatgcaccaccacgcccggctaattttgtattttttgtagagacaggttttctccatgttggtcaggctggtctcgaactcccaacctcaggtgatctgcctgccttggcctcccaaagtgctgggattataggcgtgagccaccacaccaggccaaccagattgtttttaaaagaaagtactAAGAAAGtatctagtttttttgtttctttgtattactTTATCAGTGGCATTCTGGGTTACCAAACTGTAGTAGGATTGCACAAGTTTTttagtgggttttgtttttactttaaggaCTTGCAtatttagttttacatttaattctgcTTTTTGAGAAATGATTAAAGTGATCTACCTCCAAAATGTTTAACAATCCGACATGCTTCTAAGTATCCTGCCAATGTACTTAATCAAATGTacttaaaaatcagttttcttaAAGAAGCATACACTGTAATTCACCTGGAAACTagcattttttaagtaaaattaggCAATTAGCCTAAAAATATGATTTGCCTCTATTctggaaaataattcatttaattcagATTATGGAAAAGTCTTAAGTTTGTATAGCATTCATGCAATTTAGTAACAAAGAAGTGAGTTTCCTTATCAAAACAATCTGAGTAGAATCAGATTGAGACTGAGTGGAAacatcatctctaaaaaatatacaggccgggcatggtggcttacatctgtaatcccagcattttgggaggccaaggcgggcggatcacctgaagttgggagtttgagaccagcctgaccaacatggagaaaccctgtctctataaaaatacaaaattagctgggcatggtggtgcatgcctgtaatcccaggtatttgggaggctgaggcaggagaatcacttcaacccaggaggcagaggttgtggtgagccaagatagcgtgattgcactccagcctgggcaacaagagtgaaactcccatctaaaaaataaaaaaatgaaaaataaaaaaaaattccaggttaTACTATATCCTGATCTATATTCTTataccattttaaatgtttttcctttttggtgaGACTAGGAATTTCAGAAaactaggttttcttttttgttctttttttctccacctTAAGTAGGGTGATTAGAGATTAGGTTTTCAAGTGAAAATCTAAGgagttgcttttgctgttttaaggAAGCTTCTGcactgggtgcaatggctcacgcctgtaattctaacactttgggagcctaggcaggaagatcatttgagctcagttcaagacaagcctgggcaacataggaagaccctgtctctacaaaaaatttaacaattagcttggcgtagtggtgcacaactgtagtcccagctactcaggaggctgaggtgggagaattgcttgagcccaggaggtcgaggctgcagtaagccatgaccacaccactatactccggcctgagcaacagcgtgagaccctgtgtttaaacaaaacaaaacaaaaacaaaaacacaccaaagttaaaagcttctctctgatttaaAAGATGTAGAACtagaccagcctgtctaacatggtgacacgccacctctactaaaaatacacacaaaaaaattagttgggcatggtggcacttgcctataatcccagctactctagagaggctgaggcagaagaattgcttgaatccgggaggcggaggttgcggtgagccaagatcattccaacctgggcaacagaatgaaactccgtctcaaaaaaaaaagatgtagaacTAAATAGGCCTGCTCATTAGAATATCAAGATGGCTCCAGCTTGACTTTTCTTTCCTAACTTATATGTACTAGtggctttattttaaatagtttcctttgaaaataatcattttgaCCAGCTATTATGTGTTTGGTGGTAAGGGATAAGTTGTATCAATACCATGCCAAATATcttaataaaaactggaaaacatgCCCGACTTACCTTTGAATGTGGCTTTCCCTCATGACACTGCTCCCTACTGACTTTAGAGCCATAGATCCTTTTGGCTTATATAATTGGGTTACACCATGTGAAATAAGCTTGGACATGCATTTCCCAGTGGTAACTCCTGTGAAAACTCCTCAATGGAACTACCTTTTCTTTCCAGACACTCACAGATAGGATGTTTTCTGCTTGAAGTGGGAGAATATGTGTATTCTTTTCAATGATCACAGGACTCTAACAAAGGggatttttaatcttttaattttcaagacagttaaaatattgaaatgtttaAGTGGATAACTATTATTCATAAAATGACTGAGTGAAAACTAATATACCATGAGATGAAAAGTACTTGTCAGGGATTTTCAAGCTTTTGCTCAAGTAATTACTATGAAATAacaacttctagaaatgaagAACAATCTGTGAAGAATAAATTACCATTGGTGTGGGAAAAAAGAGCCAAACAGAAGTAGAAGAAGGTGTAGCCGGCATACTAATGTTATCTAcagtgtatttttatattttttatacttgACCAGGTCTCTTATGtcctttttctagaaaaatacttttaactaCAAAAGTGGTTATAAATGAAAAAGTAGCCAATAAAGTGACTACTACCCTCAGGGCTTTGAACCAGTTGGGATAATGTGGTAAGAGAAAAAATTCTTGGTGTAATGCTATCCCCATACCCATTATTACTGTGACTATGGCTTCACTAAGTCTTTCAGAAATAAGGAAGgcaaaccatgaaaagaaaagaggagctATACTGCTGGCTAAATTAAGGTAGTCTGGTTTGGCTGGACTACCTTCTGgtagagcaaaaccccatctgatCCCACCCAAGAAAGATAGGAAACTGGCTCCATAAGCCATCTGAGTAAAAGCTAATATGGGAATATAAGTTTTTGTCATCAGCATGACCAGTGGTGGAGCAACGAAGGGGATTAGTCCTGCCAGAGTTATATATAATGCTGGCTTTGGGCTGTCAGTTATGTATCTGATGGTGCTTGGTGACCTGGCTGGaagtgcttgcttctcctttttaAAGCTGCAGGGGGATGTATGATAGCACTGTGTCTTGCTCATATACACCGGAAATGATAAGGAAAGCCAAGGCCTTGGAAATGGGGGAAAGTTCTGCTGGAGAGACACCTTGAGAGAAAGTATATCTGTTCTGCTGGCTCTTAGTCCCACTGGGAAAGAGTACTTCAGCAtctacaaagaaaacagaaccaaaagacaaaattaaaaatctatatgTATCATCAGATTTTAGTCAATCCCAGTATGAAACAATTGGAATTGTTTGAAAGGAGCAAACAAAAAAGATCTGCTTTCCATTACCACATCAAACTATACAGCAAGGATGAACTAACTCTGAAGTGATGTTATTGCTGGTAAAAGTATTAAATGActataaaatgtacaaaagaaaCCACTGAACATGAATCAGTGATATATTTCAACCTACCACTTAATCTTATTCCataagaaaaatatctgaaaaaggaTCAGGTAAAGACTAGACCTTCAGAATTTGGCCTTCTAAACTGCCTCTTCTATTTAGAAATAGCAAAAGAAGCGGCACTAATTACTGTGGGAATGCTGTTTttatatggagaaaataaatctACCTTCCAACTTAGCTTTATAAACACCACATACTTTTCACGGTTCCATGCTTTTGCGTAGGCTCTGCCTAGAATTCTAGCTCTTACTACTTTTCTATCTAGGACTTACCTCAACATTCAAGTTAAAGTTTTCCTTTGCCCTTCTACGGTCTGATTTAATGCTCCTATAGTAAGTATCCTGTGCACACTTCCATCATAATTTTTCTCACAGGAATTAAAATTGTGTGTTTACTTGTCTTTGTCTCAGTAGACTTGAGAGCCAGGGCCGTATTTTTTTCCTTGCCTTAAAATCCCCAGTGCCTTTCATTGTACACGGGCAAAGTAATAACCTTTCCTGCTGTTTCTGTGTTTTAGTTACCAGACTTCAACTAAAAAGTGttgcattaaagaaaaaattgaagttttttttttttttttgagacaagagtctctctgttgctcaggctggagtgcagtggcttgatctcagctcactgcaagctccgcctcccaggttcactctattctccgcctcagcctccagagtagctgggattacaggtgcctgccaccatgcctggcagctaattttttgtatttttagtagagacggagtttaaccatgttagccaggatggtcttgatctctgaccttgtgatccgcccacctcagcctcccaaagtgctgggattacaggcgtgagccaccgtgcccagcaaacATTGAAGTTATTGAAGAATCTCAGTGATCACTCAAACATGCTAGGAATGGTTCCATCTTGGAACCATTTCCCATTTCCATATTTACTGCTCTTCCCTCAGTTACTTATTTCTGATCTCCTGCCATTTATAAGTGCAATCCTACATCTTGACACTACCTATTCCCCTTCCCTGCTTTATAGTTCTCCCCAGCACTTACCATTtgatgtattaatttttatttttttgagactgagtcttgctctatcacccaggctggagtgcagtggtgcaatctctgctcactgtaacctctgcctcccaagttcaagccattctctgcctcagcctcctgagtagctgggattacacgcatccaccaccacgcccagctaatttttatatttttagtagaaacagggttttaccatgtgtccaggctggtctcaaactcctgacctcaagtgatccgcccgccttggcctcccaaagtgttgggattacaggcatgagtgactgtgcctggccttattttttttaatttttattttttgagatgaagtcttcctctgtcacccaggccagagtgcaatggcgtgatctcggctcactgcaaccttggcttcctgggttcaagtgattcttacgcctcagcctcccaagcagctgggactacaggcgcccaccacgctgagctaatttttgtatttttcagtagagacaagggttttaccatgttggccaggcaggtattgaactcttgacctcaagtgacccacctgcctcaacctcccaaagtgctgggatttcagccatgagccatggcacctggccaatttttttttttttttttgcaaacatcgtcttgctgtgtcacccaggctggagtgcagtggcatgatctcagctcactgcagcctcaacctcctgggctcaagtgatcctccttcctcagcctcccaggtagctgggactataggcgtgtgactccatgcccagctaaatttttgtatagatagggttttgccatgtgcccagactggtcttgaactccttgagttcaagtgatccacccactttggcctgccaaattgctgggactacaggcgtgagccactgcacccagcctgatatAATAAAGATTTTACTTGTATTTTACTTAACTCTTCCCTCTATCACCTGAATACACAAGGGTaagaatttttgtctttttcactgcTACTGCCTTAGCCCAAGCAATATTTGACAAATAGTgctcaaatatttgctgaacaaacCAACCTTTGAAGATGCTTGAGAAAACTTCTGGATGAAGCGAAGCATCCTGGCCCCTATTGAAATTCTTGTTCAGGAAGATGCCAGGCAGTTCTGATTAACGTGTTGTTGCAGCTAAGTGGAGGCACTGAATCAGGGACATTTCTGTGTATAACACAAGATGtcacttcattttcctcattttatacattaatttttaaatagtagtAATTCATGAATGTATCAGTTTCCCTTGAAAAGAATCATTAATGTTTTCAAGCTATTGGTACACAGTAACGAAACAGATCCTTTTAATACCTGAACTGTTCTTTTAGCTTTGGCTGTCTGGTGTAATAGAAAGAGTAATGCACATAGAGATTTTATAGATACTTTCACCATTTCCTATCTGTGTGACactgggcaaattgcttgagtaacagttttctcatctttaaaatgaagggtCTTCTAAATGGcatttttgtgggaaaaaaaaaaaaactggaaggtCATAgcttctctgtttcctttttttctccttagttATTTACTTTGGGGCTTAAGAGTTCACAACTCAAAATAACGATAGTACCAAACCAATAtaatttaggtttttttgtttgttttgagacagagtcttgctgtgtcacccaggctggagtacagtggcatgatcttggctcactgcattatccgcctcctgggttcaagcgattcttgtgcctcagcctcctaagtagctggggttacaggctcccgccaccatacccggccaatttttgtatttttagtagagatggggttttgccatgttggctaagctggtcctaaactcctgacctcaggtgatccacctgccaaggcctcccaaagtgttgagattacaggcgtgagccaccgcacccggctagcattaactcatttaatgctCAAAATAACCTCATTAACTTAGTACTGAGAGAGAGAATAGCCTGTTGGAGTACAGACTTTGGTGTCAAACTTGGTTGGAATCCTGGCTCCactacttattagctgtgtgtctttgaacaaattatttaaccttgtTATGGTGTAGTTCATTCACCTTTGAAATAAGGGtactcggctgggcgcggtggctcaagcctgtaatcccagcactttgggaggccgagacaggcggatcacgaagtcaggagatcgagaccatcctggctaacccggtgaaaccccgtctctactaaaacatacaaaaaaactagctgggcgaggtggtgggcgcctgtagtcccagctactcaggaggctgaggcaggagaatggcgtaaacccggaaggcggagcttgcagtgagctgagatccgaccactgcactccagcctgggcgacagagcaagactccgtctcaaaaaaaaaaagaaagaaataagggtaCTAACTAATTCATAGGGttgatgtaactttttttttggggatacagggtctcgctctgtcacacaatctggagtacagtggtgtgatctccgctttctgcagccttgaccttccagggtCAAGGGATCTTACCACCTCAGCCCTttaaggagctgggactacaggccacaccaccatgcccagctaatttttttttttttttttttgagacagagtcttgctctgtcgcccagggtggagagcagtggtgccatctcagctcactgcaagcttcacctcccaggttcacgccattctcctgcctcagtctcctgaggagctggactacaggcccccatccaccatgcccagttcatttttttgtatttttagtagagatggagtttcaccgtgttaggatggtctcgatctcctgacctcgtgatccacctgcctcccaaagtgctgggattataggcgtgaggcatcGTGTCTGgccccaatttttgtattttttgtatagaaggggttttgccatattgctcaggctggtctcgaactcctgagctcaagcgatccacctgccttggcctcccaaagtgctgggattacaggtgtgtgccacttaGCCTGATGTAACACTTAATAAGTTACTACATGTAAATAGCTGAGAACTGTCCCTGACACAAAGCACTTTACACAGGAGGGACTGATTGAAAACTCTAATGTAAGCAGCCAGTAAAAATAGGTGAATGATAATACGGATCTAGATCTGACAACTTCATTCTTAA
The genomic region above belongs to Piliocolobus tephrosceles isolate RC106 chromosome 1, ASM277652v3, whole genome shotgun sequence and contains:
- the TMEM69 gene encoding transmembrane protein 69, which translates into the protein MLRFIQKFSQASSKMLKYSFPVGLRASRTDILSLKVSLQQNFPPFPRPWLSLSFPVYMSKTQCYHTSPCSFKKEKQALPARSPSTIRYITDSPKPALYITLAGLIPFVAPPLVMLMTKTYIPILAFTQMAYGASFLSFLGGIRWGFALPEGSPAKPDYLNLASSIAPLFFSWFAFLISERLSEAIVTVIMGMGIALHQEFFLLPHYPNWFKALRVVVTLLATFSFITTFVVKSIFLEKGHKRPGQV